A genomic segment from Microbulbifer elongatus encodes:
- the pstC gene encoding phosphate ABC transporter permease subunit PstC: protein MSRALFKQKIGKGITRPPGNSEIYGDVGFRFFSIACAWSIILLILFILWMIGKQAIPAMEKYGFGFLTGTTWDVNKQEFAVLPEIWGTLYSSILALIWGGILGVTIAIFLTQEFIHAKVASVFRLTVELLAAIPSVVYGLWGIYVLIPLLRPVAHWLHEHFGWFPFFETELGGPGMAPAALVLAVMILPTVAAISVDAFRQIPAKVKEATYGMGTTRAEAIFKVLLPTASSGLLAALVLGFGRALGETMALAMLIGNSNQISLSWFSPANTLASLMASSFPEAGGVEVQALMYAALVLLLITFLVNLGGLYIQQLTMRKFEGSK, encoded by the coding sequence ATGTCCAGAGCACTATTCAAACAAAAAATCGGCAAGGGCATCACACGCCCCCCAGGCAATAGTGAAATCTATGGGGACGTGGGTTTTCGCTTTTTCTCCATTGCCTGCGCCTGGTCCATCATTCTGCTGATCCTGTTTATCCTGTGGATGATCGGCAAGCAGGCAATTCCCGCCATGGAAAAATATGGTTTCGGGTTTCTTACCGGTACCACCTGGGATGTGAACAAGCAGGAATTTGCGGTACTGCCGGAAATCTGGGGCACCCTGTACAGTTCGATACTGGCGTTGATCTGGGGTGGCATTCTCGGTGTGACCATTGCCATCTTTCTCACCCAGGAGTTCATTCATGCCAAGGTCGCCAGTGTTTTTCGCCTGACCGTAGAATTGTTGGCGGCCATTCCATCCGTGGTGTACGGCCTGTGGGGAATCTACGTGCTGATTCCCCTGTTGCGGCCGGTGGCGCACTGGTTACACGAACATTTTGGCTGGTTCCCATTTTTTGAAACGGAACTCGGAGGCCCCGGCATGGCCCCCGCAGCATTAGTGCTGGCGGTGATGATCCTGCCCACAGTGGCCGCCATCTCCGTGGACGCCTTCCGCCAGATCCCGGCGAAAGTAAAAGAGGCCACCTACGGTATGGGCACCACCCGCGCGGAAGCCATTTTCAAGGTATTACTGCCCACGGCATCGTCCGGTCTGCTCGCCGCGCTGGTGCTCGGTTTTGGCCGCGCGCTGGGCGAAACCATGGCTCTCGCCATGTTGATTGGTAACAGCAACCAGATCAGCCTGTCCTGGTTTTCTCCCGCCAACACACTGGCATCGCTGATGGCATCCAGCTTCCCCGAGGCCGGTGGGGTGGAAGTACAGGCGCTGATGTACGCCGCCCTGGTGCTCCTGCTGATCACGTTCCTGGTAAATCTCGGTGGTCTCTATATCCAGCAGCTCACCATGCGTAAGTTCGAGGGCAGCAAATGA
- the pstS gene encoding phosphate ABC transporter substrate-binding protein PstS → MITACSGGSSDGQSGTDSSAGNGENVQLNGSGASFPFPIYSKWFKDFSRKESGIRVDYQAKGSGAGIQDFVNGVVDFAASDAAMKEEEIAKVQKGVILLPMTAGEVVMAYNLEGVTELKLPRDVYPEIFLGKIDRWNDPKIAAANPGVELPDTKITVVTRSDSSGTSYVFTGHLSAVNADFKSAVGQAKAPNWPNSANFVKAPKNDGIAAQIKQTPGAIGYVEYGFAKLTGLPVAQLENKSGAFVSPGPEAGIAALASAKFPEGNLPGTEIPNLIVWVTDPEGANAYPIASFTWLLVYADQDDQKAAAMQKLVEYMLSDEAQDQADSLGYIPLPQNVRAKVREAAQHIQ, encoded by the coding sequence ATGATAACTGCCTGTTCCGGCGGCTCTTCCGATGGTCAGAGCGGTACAGATTCCTCCGCTGGTAACGGTGAGAATGTGCAACTTAATGGCTCCGGCGCCAGTTTTCCGTTTCCGATCTATTCCAAATGGTTCAAGGATTTTTCACGCAAAGAAAGCGGAATCCGTGTGGATTACCAGGCCAAGGGCAGCGGTGCCGGCATTCAGGACTTCGTAAACGGCGTGGTGGATTTCGCGGCATCCGATGCGGCGATGAAAGAAGAGGAAATCGCCAAGGTACAGAAAGGTGTGATACTGCTGCCAATGACCGCGGGTGAAGTGGTAATGGCGTATAACCTTGAGGGGGTGACAGAGCTCAAGCTGCCCAGGGATGTGTATCCGGAAATTTTCCTGGGCAAGATCGACCGCTGGAATGACCCGAAGATCGCTGCCGCCAACCCCGGCGTCGAGCTTCCCGATACGAAGATCACAGTAGTCACCCGCTCGGACTCCTCCGGCACCTCCTACGTATTCACCGGTCACCTGAGCGCCGTCAATGCCGACTTCAAGTCGGCCGTCGGCCAGGCAAAGGCGCCCAACTGGCCAAATAGCGCGAATTTTGTAAAAGCTCCGAAAAATGACGGTATCGCGGCCCAGATCAAGCAGACCCCGGGGGCCATCGGTTATGTGGAGTACGGATTTGCCAAATTGACCGGCCTGCCCGTGGCACAGCTGGAAAACAAAAGCGGCGCATTTGTATCCCCAGGCCCGGAGGCAGGCATCGCCGCCCTCGCCAGCGCCAAGTTTCCCGAAGGCAACCTGCCGGGCACAGAGATTCCAAACCTCATTGTCTGGGTAACCGACCCGGAGGGTGCCAACGCCTACCCGATCGCCAGCTTTACCTGGCTGCTGGTTTACGCCGATCAGGACGATCAGAAAGCCGCCGCCATGCAGAAGCTCGTGGAATACATGCTGAGTGACGAAGCGCAGGATCAGGCCGACAGCCTTGGCTATATCCCGCTGCCACAAAACGTCCGCGCGAAAGTGCGCGAGGCCGCGCAACACATCCAGTAA